In the genome of Metabacillus litoralis, the window CTAAAGCTGAGGAAGCAAAAAGAAAATTACTTACGGAAGCAGCTATTACCATAACTGATATTCTAGGTTTTGAAACAGAATTACCAAAAGAAGATGTTATAACGAAAATCTCACCAGCGATTGATCGGTTAACAAAAGCAATTAAAGATGAAATTTTACGACTAAATAATAATCGTTCACCAAAGGCCGTCATGCTAGTGGGTGGGGGAAGTCAAACTCCAGAATTAGCTAGAAGACTTGCAGCACTTCTAGAATTGGCTGAAAATCGTGTTGCCATTAGAGGAATTGATGCGATTTCTCAGCTTGTACTTGCCGAGCATATTAACAAAGGACCTGAGCTTGTTACTCCTATTGGCATTGCTGTTTCATCTAAGCAAAACCCTATACAATATATTAGTGTAAAAGTGAATGAACGCTCCGTTAGACTTTTTCATATGAAAGCTTTAACCGTAGCAGACAGCTTATTAGCTTCGGGAATTCAGCTTAATAAACTATATGGTAAGCCCGGTATGGCTTTATTTGTAAATGTTAATGGGCAGGCCATTACCATTCCGGGCGAACATGGAACTGCACCATTAATTAGAAAAAATGAAGAAATTTGTTCGTTGGAAGATCCTATTAAGCACGGAGACATTATTACAGTTGAAAATGGAATAGATGGAAAAGCTCCAGTTGTTACAATTGGCTCTATACTTGATGAGGTTCCTTCTAAAACAATCAGTATAAATGGTGAATCATATACTCTTCATGCAAGTATTTTATTAAATGACAAAGAAGTAACAAAGGAAGCTATTTTATCAGACCGTGACAAAGTAACATGTACCATCCCATCATCCATAGAGACTTTTGTTAAAAGAGTTGGGCATGGAAAAGAACTTGATAAGTTAAAAACGTTCTCTGTAAAAATAGACAATAAGATCCATACCATTCAGATATTTTCAGGAAAGATCGTTAAAAACGGCTTAACAGCTTTTAAAGATTCCGTTCTCGAAAATGGGGATATCATCACCATGCAACAAACAAAGATTCCCACACTTCAGGAGTTTGTCCAAGAAGCTGATTTAGTACAAAACCAAACCCTGCCTATTGTCTATAATGGAAGTTCTATAAACCTTGAAAAGCCTGTTACCGAATTTTTCCGCAAGGATGTTAAATTAACTGATGCAGACCTCATCTATAATGGTGATGAGCTTACAACTAAAAAAAGAGTAATTGAACCTTTTATTTTTCAGGACCTGTTTACTGTTATTGATCTAAAAATTCCTAGTACGGCAAACACTCAATTTAAACTTTTGAGAAATAATCAAGAAGTTAGCTTTCAGGAGCCCCTTACACCTGGGGATGAACTCACAATTAAATGGATGAATTAAGAAACAAAAAAGTGTCTGACTCAATTAAAAGTTAGACACTTTTTTCGATTACCCGTTAATTTCTTTTTTTAATGCATCATTTGTTATTTTCCAGTGAGAAGCATTCCACACAATTTCTTTTCCTTTAAATAACAATGCTTGTGGTGACTCATGCTTAATGGCAAATTGCTCAGCAATGTAGTTAGATAATGGACGAGACTCCTGAACATGTAAATGATAACAAGGATACTCGCTATGTTGCCCTGCAAACTCTTGATATTCTTCAAAAGCTGCCTGACTGATTGGACATGTTAAGCTGTTCTTAACAAATAGAAATTCTGTGTGTTTTTGAAATAATTCTTCAAATTGTTCTACTGTTTCAATTAATCGATCGCTCACGTCGTTCACCCTTCTACACCTATTGAGAAGCAGCTTCAGGCTGCTTTTAGTTTATTAACTATTTGTTTTTACTTCCTCTTCAGATTGACTAGAGACTTCCTTAGATGGTTGTGAAGTTTCTTCTGTGTTTTCATTAGGTTCCTCTACAGAAGCTTCTTCCTTTTGTCCATCTGATCCTTCCGTAAGTTCCTCTAAAGCATTTGTTATTTCCTTTTCCACAAATTCTGCCTGATCTTCTGACTCAGCCGTTTTTGTAATGGAACGAACTTTATCCATTATTTGTGAGGATTGTTCTGTTACAGCCTGTGATAATGAAGATGTTTTCTCTTTTGCCAATGATGCTAACCCTGAGCTCTTTTCTAGGGCATCATTTGTCAATTTTCCAGTTCGATCCTTCATCACGCTAGCTTGCTCACTTAAGTTATCACGAATTTCCTTCCCTGACTTAGGTGCTAAAAATAACGCGGTTGCTGCACCTACAAGTCCTCCTACAAGTGAACCGATAATAAAGTCTTTACCATTGTTTTTTTTAGCCATTTCGTTCAACCTCCTCTATTGGATATATTACTTATTAACCATTAATTTGTTGCTTGTTTTCCGATTTCTGTTTCCATTTTGCCCATATTTCCATTGCAGCATTACTCCATTGCACCACTTGATTAATTTTATCCTGATTTTGTTCAAGGTTTGTTGAGGCAGTTGTCGTCACTCTTTTCACTGTCGTATTAAGCTGCTGAATGGTGTCTCCTACATCTTTAACCGACTCAACTACTATGTTCAGCCTATCTGACTTTTGCTGAATATCTTCTGCAAGAGCATTTGTTTTATGTAATAATTGCGTTGTTTCAGTTGTTATTCCTTCCATTTGCTTTTCAAGACCTGATAAAGTTCCCGCAACATTTGTTAAAGTTGATTGTAGTGCCCTTAATGTTTTGGACACATAAATAACTAAAATAGTAAATGCAATGGCTATTAAAGCAACACTTAAATATAAAATAAGAATCATATGTCACACCTCCTAAACCTCTTCTTTTTCATTACCCGTCCACTACTATTATAAACATAAATCTTACATAAAAGCTAAAATCTCCTTATGAATAGACATCTCTCGTGAAAATTTTGCAACTGTTATCATTCATGTCCATTGTTTTACTAAGATGGGGTAAAATAGAGATGCATCTCATAAAAAGGAGGATTTCATTTGAAAGATCCACGTATTGAAACATTAGCAAAAAACCTAATAAATTATTCAATTAAATTACAAAAGGGTGAAAAAGTACTGATTGAAAACTTCGGACTACAACGCGAACTCGTTGTTGCCCTTGTAAAAGAAGCTTATGCTGTAGGTGGCTATCCTTTTGTATCTCTTAAAGATCATCAAGTAGATCGTGCTCTAATGATAGGTGGTCAAGAGGAGCAGTATAATATGATTGCTCAATTTGAAGCACAGGTTATGAGTCAAATGGACGCCTATATCGGCCTTCGTTCCGGGGATAATATTAATGAGTTTGCAGATGTTCCTGATGATAAGATGAAATTACAAGGAAAAACAGTTGGACAAAAAGTACATAGAGAAATCAGAGTACCAAAAACGAGATGGGTTGTTTTGCGCTATCCAACATCATCCATGGCTCAATTAGCAAAGATGAGTACTGAACAATTTGAAGATTTTTATTTTAATGTTTGTAATTTAGATTATAGTAAGATGGACAAAGCGATGGATGCATTAGTAGAATTAATGAACAAAACAGATAAAGTCCGCTTAACAGGTGTTGATACTGACTTAAGCTTTTCAATTCGTGATATTCCTTCTATTAAGTGCTCTGGTCAGATGAACATTCCTGACGGAGAGGTATATACTGCTCCCGTACGTTATTCAGTAAATGGAAAAATCACATATAATACGCCATCTCCTTATAATGGGTTTACCTATGAAAATGTACAATTAACGTTTAAAGACGGAAAAATTATTGAAGCAACTGCAAATGATCCAGAAAGAATTAATAAGATTTTTGATACAGATGAAGGAGCTCGCTTTATTGGTGAATTTGCGATTGGTGTAAATCCATTTATTCAACATCCAATGCAGGATATTTTATTTGATGAGAAAATTGATGGTAGCTTTCACTTTACACCCGGACAAGCATATGAAGATGCCTATAATGGAAACAACTCCAACATCCACTGGGATATGGTGATGATTCAACGTCCTGAGTACGGGGGAGGCGAAATTTATTTTGATGATGTATTAATTCGTAAAGATGGTCGGTTTGTGATCCCAGAATTAGATGCATTAAATCCTGAAAATCTAAAATAATTATTTATATGAAAACAGCTGACTTTCAATAAGAAAGTCAGCTGTTTTTCATTTATTCGTTTTAAACTAAAACATTTTCATATGCTTCTTGGTATTTCTGAATGTCACCAGCACCCATAAATACTAATACAGCCGAATCATGAGCCTTAAGAACAGATGTTTCATCTTCTCTAATTAAATTAGAATTATCAATTTTCTCCAGTAAGTTGTCTATAGTAAGCTTTCCAACATTTTCACGTGCAGATCCAAATATGTCACACAGGTAAACATAATCAGCTCTTTGTAAGCTTTCTGCAAACTCTTCTAGAAACGATTGTGTTCTTGTAAATGTATGTGGTTGAAACACAGCAACAACATCTCTGTCAGGATATTTTTGTCTAGCAGCATCAATTGTTGCATTAATTTCTGTTGGGTGATGAGCATAGTCATCAATTAATATTTGATTGCCAATTTTTTTCTCGTTAAAACGTCTTTTAACACCTTGAAATGTTTGCAATCTTTCTTGAATAATCTCTACGTCAATTCCTTCATAATGACAAAGAGCAATAACTGATAATGCATTTAGTACACTATGGTCTCCATATGAAGTTATTTTGAACGAAGCATAAAATGTATTGCGTACAAATACATCAAATGAAGTCCCATCGGTTGACTTTACAACATTTCTTGCTTGAAAGTCATTGTCTTCACCGAATCCGTAATAAACAACAGGTACTTTTGCTTGAATTTGTTGAAGCTGTTCATCATCACCACAGGCGATGATCCCTTTCTTAACTTGAAGTGCCATTTCCTGAAACGCGCTAAAAACATCCTCAATACTTGAAAAATAGTCAGGATGATCAAAATCAATATTGGTCATAATCGCATAATCAGGTTCGTAAGATAAGAAATGCCTACGATATTCACATGCTTCAAAAATAAAATATTTACTATCCGGT includes:
- a CDS encoding cell division protein FtsA, translated to MTNKDLTFALDIGTRSVVGLILKEENGFYHIMDTVIKEHDKRSMLDGQIHDVLSVANVITSVKEELEHIYGPLHKVCVAAAGRALKTERATISIEISGKPMIQKEDILHLELMAVQNAQKQLAEKHENERSHHYDCVGYSVLHYKLDGEEIGSLIDQQGEEASVDIIATFLPKIVVESLLAALNRANLEMEALTLEPIAAINVLIPPSMRRLNVALVDIGAGTSDIAITDMGTIISYGMVPIAGDEITEAVSDEFLLDFPKAEEAKRKLLTEAAITITDILGFETELPKEDVITKISPAIDRLTKAIKDEILRLNNNRSPKAVMLVGGGSQTPELARRLAALLELAENRVAIRGIDAISQLVLAEHINKGPELVTPIGIAVSSKQNPIQYISVKVNERSVRLFHMKALTVADSLLASGIQLNKLYGKPGMALFVNVNGQAITIPGEHGTAPLIRKNEEICSLEDPIKHGDIITVENGIDGKAPVVTIGSILDEVPSKTISINGESYTLHASILLNDKEVTKEAILSDRDKVTCTIPSSIETFVKRVGHGKELDKLKTFSVKIDNKIHTIQIFSGKIVKNGLTAFKDSVLENGDIITMQQTKIPTLQEFVQEADLVQNQTLPIVYNGSSINLEKPVTEFFRKDVKLTDADLIYNGDELTTKKRVIEPFIFQDLFTVIDLKIPSTANTQFKLLRNNQEVSFQEPLTPGDELTIKWMN
- the ytxJ gene encoding bacillithiol system redox-active protein YtxJ, translated to MSDRLIETVEQFEELFQKHTEFLFVKNSLTCPISQAAFEEYQEFAGQHSEYPCYHLHVQESRPLSNYIAEQFAIKHESPQALLFKGKEIVWNASHWKITNDALKKEING
- a CDS encoding YtxH domain-containing protein, giving the protein MAKKNNGKDFIIGSLVGGLVGAATALFLAPKSGKEIRDNLSEQASVMKDRTGKLTNDALEKSSGLASLAKEKTSSLSQAVTEQSSQIMDKVRSITKTAESEDQAEFVEKEITNALEELTEGSDGQKEEASVEEPNENTEETSQPSKEVSSQSEEEVKTNS
- a CDS encoding DUF948 domain-containing protein gives rise to the protein MILILYLSVALIAIAFTILVIYVSKTLRALQSTLTNVAGTLSGLEKQMEGITTETTQLLHKTNALAEDIQQKSDRLNIVVESVKDVGDTIQQLNTTVKRVTTTASTNLEQNQDKINQVVQWSNAAMEIWAKWKQKSENKQQING
- a CDS encoding aminopeptidase; translation: MKDPRIETLAKNLINYSIKLQKGEKVLIENFGLQRELVVALVKEAYAVGGYPFVSLKDHQVDRALMIGGQEEQYNMIAQFEAQVMSQMDAYIGLRSGDNINEFADVPDDKMKLQGKTVGQKVHREIRVPKTRWVVLRYPTSSMAQLAKMSTEQFEDFYFNVCNLDYSKMDKAMDALVELMNKTDKVRLTGVDTDLSFSIRDIPSIKCSGQMNIPDGEVYTAPVRYSVNGKITYNTPSPYNGFTYENVQLTFKDGKIIEATANDPERINKIFDTDEGARFIGEFAIGVNPFIQHPMQDILFDEKIDGSFHFTPGQAYEDAYNGNNSNIHWDMVMIQRPEYGGGEIYFDDVLIRKDGRFVIPELDALNPENLK
- the murC gene encoding UDP-N-acetylmuramate--L-alanine ligase is translated as MTVYHFVGIKGTGMSALAQILHDMNYEVQGSDIEKKVFTEKALEARNIKILPFSKDNIKEGLTIIAGNAYPDTHEEIVEANSLGLPVIRYHRFLGEFLQKYISVGITGVHGKTSTTGLLSHVIKGAEPTSYLIGDGTGSGVPDSKYFIFEACEYRRHFLSYEPDYAIMTNIDFDHPDYFSSIEDVFSAFQEMALQVKKGIIACGDDEQLQQIQAKVPVVYYGFGEDNDFQARNVVKSTDGTSFDVFVRNTFYASFKITSYGDHSVLNALSVIALCHYEGIDVEIIQERLQTFQGVKRRFNEKKIGNQILIDDYAHHPTEINATIDAARQKYPDRDVVAVFQPHTFTRTQSFLEEFAESLQRADYVYLCDIFGSARENVGKLTIDNLLEKIDNSNLIREDETSVLKAHDSAVLVFMGAGDIQKYQEAYENVLV